A genomic segment from uncultured Erythrobacter sp. encodes:
- a CDS encoding cation transporter — translation MADYCCKAACGTTATLNDPRWRRALWIALGVNAGMFAVEMAAGAAADSRALQADALDFLGDAANYAISLLVAGMALAWRARAALAKGLTLIGLSAWVMITAVLAALGGAAPRPELMGMIGALALAANAGVAIMLYRFRTGDANMRSVWICSRNDAIGNIAVMAAALGVFGTGTAWPDLIVAALLALLGISGGIQIVRQALGELGSVAT, via the coding sequence ATGGCTGATTATTGCTGCAAGGCCGCGTGCGGGACGACGGCAACGCTCAATGACCCGCGCTGGCGCAGGGCCTTGTGGATCGCGCTCGGCGTCAACGCCGGCATGTTCGCTGTCGAGATGGCGGCAGGTGCCGCTGCTGACAGCCGTGCTCTGCAGGCGGACGCACTCGATTTTCTGGGTGATGCTGCCAATTACGCGATCAGCCTACTGGTTGCCGGGATGGCGCTGGCGTGGCGGGCACGGGCTGCCCTTGCCAAGGGGCTTACTCTCATCGGCCTGAGCGCTTGGGTGATGATCACAGCAGTGTTGGCGGCATTGGGCGGAGCTGCACCCCGACCGGAGCTGATGGGCATGATCGGCGCGCTCGCGCTCGCAGCCAATGCTGGCGTCGCCATCATGCTCTACCGCTTTCGTACGGGTGATGCGAACATGCGCTCGGTCTGGATCTGCTCCCGCAACGACGCGATCGGCAATATCGCCGTGATGGCGGCCGCGCTCGGCGTGTTTGGCACCGGCACCGCCTGGCCCGATCTTATTGTCGCTGCGCTCCTGGCGCTGCTCGGCATCAGCGGCGGCATTCAGATTGTCAGGCAGGCACTGGGTGAGCTGGGGAGTGTTGCGACATGA
- a CDS encoding helix-turn-helix domain-containing protein, with product MKIGELASATATKVETVRYYEKIGLLPPPARTSANYRAYGNDHLARLSFIRRARDLGFTLEAVRELLTLSDDKAQSCDAVDGIARVHLTEIDRKVADLTALRGELDRIIGSCRHGTVADCKIIETLAPRALTAT from the coding sequence ATGAAAATTGGCGAGCTCGCGAGCGCCACGGCGACCAAGGTCGAGACGGTGCGCTATTATGAAAAGATCGGGCTGTTGCCGCCACCCGCACGGACAAGCGCCAATTACCGTGCCTATGGCAATGATCATCTGGCGCGGCTGTCGTTCATCCGCCGCGCCCGCGATCTCGGTTTCACGCTCGAAGCGGTGCGCGAACTGCTCACGCTATCGGATGACAAGGCCCAATCCTGCGATGCAGTTGACGGCATAGCGCGTGTCCATCTCACCGAAATCGACCGCAAGGTTGCCGATCTGACCGCTCTGCGCGGCGAGCTTGATCGGATCATCGGTTCCTGCCGTCACGGGACGGTGGCCGACTGCAAGATCATCGAGACCCTCGCCCCGCGCGCGCTGACCGCAACGTGA
- a CDS encoding YnfA family protein has product MPTLQTGLIYALAALAEIAGCFSFWAWLRLGKSPWWVAPGMVSLAIFAWLLTLVDTPAAGRAFAAYGGVYIAASLIWLWSVEGARPDRWDVIGAAICLAGAGLILMGPGRSAS; this is encoded by the coding sequence ATGCCGACCCTGCAAACCGGACTGATTTATGCGCTCGCCGCACTGGCAGAAATCGCCGGTTGCTTCTCGTTTTGGGCATGGCTGCGGCTCGGCAAATCTCCCTGGTGGGTTGCGCCGGGCATGGTTTCGCTTGCGATCTTCGCATGGCTGCTGACGCTGGTCGATACGCCAGCCGCAGGCCGCGCTTTTGCAGCCTATGGCGGCGTTTATATCGCAGCATCACTGATTTGGCTTTGGAGTGTCGAAGGCGCGCGACCCGACCGCTGGGATGTCATTGGCGCTGCAATTTGTCTCGCCGGAGCAGGGTTGATCCTGATGGGACCGGGACGATCAGCCTCATGA
- a CDS encoding site-specific integrase, translated as MPNQSITLRTIEAARPSASGDVYTWDTALRGFGLRVTPRGVKSYVLQYRVEGSPARRKTIGIHGSPWTTQTARREAERLLMLIRQGIDPVEQQRELKRRDKALNFSAYCDLFVELYLQANWPDTWPEAMRILENIAKPRWGKRPLSALKRSDIVKLMDDYADRPGQRKAVHSLLRKLFNWAVDREDIQVSPLAGMKAPKAVASRRRVLGHEEIVCLWKACEHVGWPWGAYVRLLILTMQRRQEVAEMDWSEIDLEAKTWTLPPERTKNDEAHVVPLSPLAVDQLRAMSPKRSGLVFTTTGKTPVSGFSKAKRTLDEHMLRIIAERLGHLNVEMTPIVIPEWRFHDIRRTGATNLQALGIPIEVTEAVLNHISGTRAGVAGIYNRYKYDAEKQKALELWNKKITELLSASPIC; from the coding sequence ATGCCCAATCAATCGATCACCTTGCGCACAATCGAGGCTGCCAGGCCGAGTGCATCGGGCGATGTATACACTTGGGACACCGCCCTCAGAGGCTTTGGATTGCGGGTCACCCCGCGCGGCGTCAAGAGCTATGTGTTGCAGTACCGGGTTGAGGGTAGCCCAGCGCGGCGCAAGACCATCGGCATCCACGGGAGCCCATGGACAACGCAGACAGCGCGCCGCGAAGCCGAACGTCTGCTCATGCTGATCCGGCAGGGCATCGACCCGGTCGAGCAGCAACGCGAGTTGAAGCGCCGCGACAAGGCGCTCAACTTCTCGGCCTATTGCGATCTGTTCGTCGAACTGTACCTGCAGGCGAACTGGCCTGACACTTGGCCGGAAGCCATGCGCATCCTCGAGAACATCGCCAAGCCGCGCTGGGGCAAGCGGCCGCTGTCGGCGCTGAAACGCAGCGACATCGTCAAGCTGATGGACGACTATGCCGACCGGCCCGGTCAGCGCAAGGCCGTACACTCGCTGCTACGCAAGCTGTTCAATTGGGCGGTCGACCGCGAGGACATCCAGGTCTCGCCCTTGGCAGGCATGAAGGCGCCCAAGGCTGTCGCATCGCGGCGGCGGGTGCTGGGACACGAGGAAATCGTCTGCCTGTGGAAGGCCTGCGAGCATGTTGGTTGGCCATGGGGCGCTTATGTTCGCCTGCTGATCCTGACGATGCAGCGTCGGCAGGAGGTCGCCGAGATGGATTGGAGCGAGATCGACCTCGAGGCCAAGACCTGGACCCTCCCGCCTGAGCGCACCAAGAATGACGAAGCCCATGTTGTGCCGCTATCGCCGCTCGCGGTCGACCAGTTGCGGGCTATGAGCCCAAAGCGGTCAGGCCTGGTTTTCACTACCACAGGCAAGACCCCGGTATCGGGCTTCTCCAAGGCCAAGCGTACCCTTGACGAGCATATGTTGCGCATCATCGCAGAGCGCCTTGGCCATCTGAATGTGGAAATGACCCCGATCGTGATCCCCGAGTGGCGTTTCCATGATATCCGCAGGACGGGAGCAACCAACCTTCAGGCGCTTGGCATTCCGATTGAGGTAACCGAAGCCGTGCTCAATCACATCAGCGGAACGCGGGCAGGGGTAGCTGGCATCTATAACCGGTACAAATATGACGCGGAGAAGCAGAAGGCATTGGAGTTGTGGAACAAAAAAATCACCGAATTACTGAGTGCTAGTCCAATATGCTAA
- a CDS encoding AlpA family phage regulatory protein translates to MKALNMENQLKQAVGGRLLYSREHLPRLGINLSNSTMLRLEAAGQFPRRVRIGAHSVAWLASEIHEHVAKLAAEREAGQCKS, encoded by the coding sequence ATGAAAGCATTGAACATGGAAAATCAGCTTAAACAGGCGGTCGGTGGCCGCCTTCTCTACAGTCGTGAACATCTGCCCCGTTTGGGCATCAACCTGTCAAATTCGACCATGTTGCGGCTTGAAGCTGCCGGTCAGTTCCCGAGGCGGGTCCGTATAGGCGCGCACTCGGTCGCGTGGCTGGCGTCGGAAATACATGAGCATGTTGCCAAGCTTGCTGCTGAGCGGGAGGCTGGCCAGTGCAAATCCTAA
- a CDS encoding GNAT family N-acetyltransferase codes for MAISAPEPLNGGHDLSQFTCGKPSLDNWLKGRALSNHNRGFTAVMVVHEAGRVVGYYGLAPTAVVPTAMPRAIRTGQPPDPIPCLLLGQLATDIEWAGRGIGSGLLKHALERCIEAAKLVGGRALIVNAVDAEAARFWQRRGFLPSKDDPMVLFRSIGDIAASLAAAQ; via the coding sequence TTGGCAATTTCCGCTCCTGAGCCGTTGAATGGCGGGCATGACCTATCGCAGTTTACATGCGGCAAGCCGTCACTCGACAACTGGCTGAAGGGCAGGGCGCTTTCCAACCATAACCGGGGCTTCACGGCCGTCATGGTCGTTCACGAGGCGGGGCGTGTAGTCGGCTATTACGGACTTGCTCCTACCGCTGTTGTGCCGACTGCGATGCCGCGTGCGATCAGAACCGGCCAGCCACCCGATCCTATACCCTGTTTGCTGCTGGGACAGTTGGCTACCGATATTGAGTGGGCAGGGCGTGGGATCGGTTCGGGATTGCTAAAGCATGCGCTGGAGCGCTGTATTGAAGCAGCAAAGCTCGTTGGCGGTCGGGCACTCATCGTCAACGCAGTCGACGCGGAGGCGGCAAGATTTTGGCAGCGAAGAGGTTTCCTGCCTTCAAAGGATGATCCGATGGTACTCTTCAGATCCATCGGAGACATTGCTGCGTCCCTCGCGGCGGCACAATAA
- a CDS encoding DUF1778 domain-containing protein produces MPRAAQRKDHPLSMRLPDADLAIIDRAAQMRGRSRTEFMRDAAVRAAEEAIMDTNLLRVSPEAFDAFVAMLDAPAKPVPALTELLRRPAPWEATAER; encoded by the coding sequence ATGCCCCGCGCTGCCCAACGCAAGGATCATCCGCTTTCGATGCGCCTGCCTGACGCCGATCTGGCGATCATTGATCGCGCAGCGCAGATGCGTGGGCGTTCGCGCACGGAGTTTATGCGCGACGCAGCGGTTCGTGCAGCTGAAGAGGCCATCATGGATACCAACTTGTTGAGGGTCAGCCCTGAGGCTTTCGACGCCTTCGTCGCAATGCTCGATGCGCCAGCCAAGCCTGTTCCCGCACTGACCGAATTGTTGAGGCGTCCCGCGCCGTGGGAAGCGACCGCTGAGCGATAA
- a CDS encoding site-specific integrase, translating to MSRERVLDDDELRALLRACRNDAYPFRQYVPLLLGTATRRAELAEMRWSEIEGDKWVIPAERAKNGKPHVVPLSTFAQEVLSEVPRFLDCDFVFTTTHRSPVSGFSKMVRRLSEGSNTSGWRLHDLRRTAASGMARLRVAPHVIERVLNHISGTISGVAAVYNRYGYDDEKADALEKWGARLAELNVLD from the coding sequence ATTTCGCGCGAACGGGTATTAGACGACGATGAATTGAGGGCGCTGCTCCGCGCATGCCGCAATGATGCTTACCCATTCCGCCAATATGTCCCGCTTCTTCTGGGCACAGCTACCCGCCGAGCGGAATTGGCCGAAATGCGCTGGAGCGAGATTGAGGGCGACAAATGGGTCATACCCGCCGAACGTGCGAAGAACGGAAAGCCGCATGTGGTCCCGCTGAGCACATTCGCACAGGAGGTACTTTCTGAGGTGCCGCGCTTTCTCGATTGTGATTTTGTCTTCACCACGACCCATCGGTCTCCTGTCAGCGGCTTCTCCAAGATGGTTCGGAGGCTCTCCGAGGGCTCCAACACATCGGGTTGGCGGCTGCATGATCTGAGGCGCACTGCTGCATCTGGCATGGCACGCCTTCGAGTGGCACCACATGTTATCGAGCGAGTGCTCAACCACATTTCAGGCACGATTTCAGGCGTGGCGGCGGTCTATAATCGCTACGGTTACGACGATGAGAAGGCCGATGCACTAGAGAAATGGGGTGCTCGATTGGCAGAGCTGAATGTGTTGGATTGA
- a CDS encoding DUF4102 domain-containing protein — MQKALTDKTIEALKPEPRRYEVHDLRCPGLTLRVSPTGRKSFYIRFRYGLAQKHPLLGVYPRMSLATAREKANDWLRQVDEGIDPTKRKRSSNMKVEAVCREFVRLHAQTRNKSWRESERILEREFIETFGQRDIREIKRFDVLEILDAAVARGSTYQANRILATIRKLYNWCIERRIVESSPIVGMKAPTK, encoded by the coding sequence GTGCAAAAGGCTTTAACAGATAAGACGATAGAGGCGTTGAAGCCTGAACCGAGACGCTACGAGGTTCACGATCTCCGTTGCCCCGGTTTGACGCTTCGGGTTTCGCCGACCGGTCGAAAATCCTTCTATATCAGATTTCGATATGGCTTGGCGCAGAAGCATCCCCTGCTTGGCGTCTATCCGCGCATGTCTCTTGCTACCGCGCGCGAGAAAGCGAACGACTGGCTGCGCCAAGTCGACGAGGGCATTGATCCTACCAAGCGCAAGCGGTCGTCAAATATGAAGGTGGAGGCTGTTTGCCGCGAGTTTGTGCGGCTGCATGCGCAGACCCGAAACAAAAGCTGGCGTGAATCGGAGCGCATCCTCGAACGCGAGTTCATCGAGACATTCGGGCAACGCGATATCCGCGAGATAAAGCGGTTCGACGTCTTGGAGATATTGGATGCCGCCGTGGCGCGGGGATCGACTTACCAAGCGAACAGGATTTTGGCGACAATCAGGAAACTATATAACTGGTGCATAGAACGCAGAATTGTCGAATCCAGCCCGATTGTTGGCATGAAGGCACCGACGAAATAG
- a CDS encoding transcription factor: protein MSNPGVFERIKRAIDSAPRNGYVAELHLQVIKYADLLEDVSGKEFCEKLDLKPAWGTEFAKMRKIAGRLRDAGLQPERI from the coding sequence ATGAGCAACCCCGGAGTTTTCGAGCGGATCAAGCGCGCAATCGATAGCGCACCACGCAACGGCTACGTTGCCGAGCTCCACTTGCAGGTGATCAAGTATGCCGATTTGCTTGAAGACGTTTCAGGCAAAGAATTTTGCGAGAAGCTCGACCTGAAACCTGCATGGGGAACCGAGTTCGCAAAGATGAGGAAGATTGCGGGAAGGCTCCGCGATGCTGGCCTTCAGCCCGAACGGATCTAA
- a CDS encoding outer membrane beta-barrel protein, giving the protein MKAIFLAATASTILVAVPVNAEDEFEGFYAGASVGYDFQASDGDEFISFDRGSNGSFGETVTTAAGANAFSPGFCGGAATSPQNANCESDSDGVSFNGRFGYDSQMGKLVVGLVGEVGTADVRDAVSAFSTTPAFYYMEREIDYTAALRLRAGFTPATSTLLYLTGGLAYAKLDQEFETSNTANSFTVIADDKAWGYQVGAGIEQKIGKKFSVGVEYLYTGYNDDDTLIRVGQGSAPATNPFVLAGGVDFLRANDDFNLQTVKAVVSYRF; this is encoded by the coding sequence ATGAAAGCAATTTTCCTCGCCGCCACCGCTTCGACCATTCTGGTCGCCGTGCCCGTCAATGCTGAAGACGAGTTCGAGGGCTTCTATGCCGGCGCCTCGGTCGGCTACGACTTCCAGGCGAGCGACGGGGATGAGTTCATCTCCTTCGACCGCGGATCGAACGGGAGCTTCGGCGAAACCGTGACCACCGCTGCGGGCGCCAATGCCTTCTCGCCAGGGTTCTGCGGCGGTGCCGCGACCTCGCCGCAGAACGCGAACTGCGAGTCCGATTCCGACGGCGTCTCTTTCAATGGCCGCTTCGGCTATGACAGCCAGATGGGGAAGCTGGTCGTGGGTCTGGTGGGCGAAGTCGGCACTGCCGACGTGCGCGATGCCGTATCGGCCTTCAGCACCACGCCGGCGTTCTATTACATGGAGCGCGAGATCGATTACACCGCCGCGCTGCGCCTACGCGCCGGGTTCACCCCGGCGACGTCGACCCTGTTGTATCTCACAGGCGGCCTTGCCTATGCCAAACTCGACCAGGAGTTCGAGACGAGCAACACCGCCAACTCCTTCACCGTGATTGCCGATGACAAGGCCTGGGGCTACCAGGTTGGCGCTGGCATTGAGCAGAAGATCGGCAAGAAATTTTCGGTCGGCGTTGAGTATCTTTACACCGGCTATAACGACGATGACACGCTGATCCGCGTCGGTCAGGGCTCGGCACCAGCAACGAACCCGTTCGTGCTGGCAGGCGGCGTCGATTTCCTTCGGGCCAACGACGACTTCAATCTCCAAACAGTCAAAGCGGTGGTAAGCTACCGCTTCTGA
- a CDS encoding anti-sigma factor: MTDELTPEQAALAAELALGVLEGEERAEALRLSLANPTFAAQVMEWQQRLDPLSEAFEEAPPPDLWAAIDARLDDNRNTGEVGKLRLWQSAAALSGAIAASLAAIMLFGPISLREDGALPPASSPAPVVIAQLAGGDGTLLAASIGPQSQYLDIRAVALPDTDLTPELWVIPGDGVPRSLGLIASIGTTQVMLPERLRPLVVDGAILAVSLESPEGAPHTAPSATPIATGKISAI; this comes from the coding sequence GTGACTGACGAACTCACACCTGAACAGGCCGCCTTGGCAGCCGAGCTTGCTCTCGGGGTGCTCGAAGGAGAGGAGCGGGCCGAAGCCTTGCGGCTTTCATTGGCCAACCCAACCTTCGCTGCGCAGGTCATGGAGTGGCAGCAACGCCTCGATCCCCTAAGCGAAGCGTTTGAGGAAGCTCCGCCTCCCGACTTGTGGGCGGCGATTGATGCGCGGCTGGATGACAACCGGAACACCGGCGAGGTCGGCAAGCTCCGTCTTTGGCAAAGCGCCGCCGCGCTTTCAGGAGCGATTGCGGCAAGCCTCGCAGCGATCATGCTGTTCGGTCCGATTTCCTTGCGCGAGGACGGCGCCTTGCCCCCCGCCTCCAGCCCTGCGCCCGTGGTCATCGCCCAGCTTGCAGGGGGAGACGGAACCTTGCTCGCTGCCAGCATCGGACCCCAAAGCCAGTATCTCGACATTCGAGCAGTCGCTCTGCCCGATACCGACCTGACGCCTGAACTCTGGGTCATTCCCGGCGATGGCGTGCCCCGCTCGCTGGGCCTGATTGCATCCATTGGCACGACGCAGGTGATGCTGCCTGAACGCCTGAGACCGCTGGTGGTCGACGGCGCTATTCTTGCGGTTTCGCTGGAGTCCCCGGAAGGTGCGCCTCACACGGCACCAAGCGCCACGCCGATCGCGACAGGAAAAATTTCAGCGATCTGA
- a CDS encoding sigma-70 family RNA polymerase sigma factor: MPTANNADARRAELSGLIALVARGDRRALNAVYDRTSAKLYGVCLRIARDRDAADDILQNVYLKVWSRAGRFNPDFASPITWLCAIARNTAIDWVRKHGCPALSVPGTAEAGDAGLDEALAVMAADEDRAQIFDCLEALAPQQQRAITLAFFDGLSHSELATTMRTPLGTTKSWIRRGLLELRGCLQGD, encoded by the coding sequence ATGCCGACAGCCAACAATGCCGACGCCAGACGTGCAGAGCTGTCCGGCCTGATAGCGCTAGTCGCGCGCGGAGACCGAAGAGCGCTGAACGCCGTCTACGATCGTACCTCGGCAAAACTCTACGGCGTGTGTCTTCGGATCGCACGCGATCGCGATGCCGCAGATGACATCCTCCAGAACGTATATCTTAAGGTCTGGAGCCGCGCTGGACGCTTCAATCCTGATTTTGCCAGCCCCATAACGTGGCTATGCGCCATCGCCCGGAATACCGCCATTGATTGGGTGCGCAAGCATGGCTGCCCCGCACTGAGCGTGCCCGGCACAGCCGAAGCAGGCGACGCCGGGTTGGATGAAGCGCTGGCCGTGATGGCAGCGGACGAGGATCGTGCGCAGATTTTTGACTGTCTTGAGGCCCTTGCGCCCCAACAGCAGCGTGCCATCACGCTCGCCTTTTTCGACGGATTGAGCCATTCGGAGCTCGCAACCACAATGCGAACGCCGCTCGGGACAACCAAAAGCTGGATTCGCAGAGGCTTGCTAGAGTTGCGGGGGTGCCTCCAAGGTGACTGA
- a CDS encoding alpha/beta hydrolase, giving the protein MPVNKREKMTPSMLRLITFSLAACALATSANAHGEVVPSAFSPCEDGVSHASLMATECTLVAVPLDHAAPDAGTVDLFVRKFPAEGVAEGQLWLIAGGPGESGASFYPFIDTLREAAPGFDLLVPDHRGTGFSSRLCPDEEGPASKAGRALADEEWGTCFGSLNEQPGRTKSFTISNAARDLDELLSRLGSGERRYIYGVSYGTQLVLRLLSFGAQTDIDGVILDSLVPLETDTHLDLSHRSAVTDRVGREVLRDCDTRPECRRYFPEAAEQAVRRLLEKENIAELADGNLKYKLSALLDFTETRAMLPNVIAGLQANDPAWLRYATNRLSAKASALMHYPQSESSVPLVSLISRSENNARPNLTVDVIDHEAKDYLFASPLPALLLAGGIPTYERDASFGVLPASIPPSIVLQGTLDPKTPYHGADEHVAKLKASGDIVLVPIDRAPHFILMTAPSEFKRLAQEFLRKH; this is encoded by the coding sequence ATGCCCGTGAATAAGCGTGAGAAAATGACGCCCTCTATGCTTCGCCTGATCACGTTTTCCCTCGCCGCATGCGCACTGGCGACGTCAGCCAATGCGCACGGTGAAGTTGTGCCTAGTGCATTTTCGCCATGTGAGGACGGGGTGTCGCACGCATCGCTAATGGCGACAGAATGTACATTAGTCGCAGTGCCGCTCGATCATGCGGCACCGGACGCCGGCACAGTTGATCTCTTCGTCAGGAAGTTTCCAGCAGAAGGCGTTGCGGAAGGCCAATTGTGGTTGATTGCAGGCGGCCCTGGTGAATCTGGCGCATCGTTCTACCCCTTCATCGATACATTGCGAGAAGCAGCGCCGGGGTTCGACTTGCTCGTTCCCGATCATCGCGGGACCGGGTTTTCGTCTAGGCTTTGCCCAGATGAGGAGGGACCAGCGAGCAAAGCAGGCAGGGCGCTGGCTGACGAGGAATGGGGCACCTGCTTTGGCTCGCTGAACGAACAGCCCGGCCGGACAAAGTCCTTCACGATCTCAAACGCTGCGCGCGATCTCGATGAGTTGTTATCCCGCCTTGGCAGCGGTGAGCGAAGGTACATCTACGGCGTATCTTACGGAACACAGCTGGTATTGCGGCTGCTCTCCTTTGGCGCTCAAACAGATATTGACGGTGTCATTCTCGATTCTCTCGTTCCGCTCGAAACCGATACCCACTTGGACCTCAGTCACAGATCAGCCGTGACCGATAGGGTCGGCCGAGAGGTGCTGCGCGATTGCGACACACGCCCCGAATGCCGTCGGTACTTTCCCGAGGCCGCAGAACAAGCGGTCCGTCGGCTCCTAGAAAAGGAGAACATTGCGGAATTGGCCGATGGAAATCTGAAATATAAGCTGTCGGCGCTGCTCGACTTTACCGAGACCCGGGCGATGCTTCCCAATGTCATCGCTGGCTTGCAGGCCAACGATCCTGCCTGGCTCAGGTACGCGACCAATCGGCTAAGCGCGAAGGCCTCCGCGCTTATGCACTATCCGCAAAGCGAATCTTCAGTTCCGCTGGTAAGTTTGATCAGTCGCTCGGAAAACAACGCGCGTCCTAACCTGACAGTCGATGTAATCGATCACGAAGCCAAGGACTACCTATTTGCCAGCCCATTGCCCGCGTTGTTGTTGGCAGGCGGCATTCCCACATATGAACGCGACGCAAGTTTTGGTGTTCTGCCCGCCTCAATTCCGCCGTCAATCGTGCTTCAAGGAACGCTCGACCCTAAGACGCCGTATCATGGTGCCGACGAGCACGTTGCCAAACTAAAGGCCTCGGGAGACATCGTTTTGGTCCCGATTGATCGTGCGCCTCACTTCATTCTGATGACGGCACCAAGCGAGTTTAAACGATTGGCACAGGAATTTCTGAGAAAGCATTGA
- a CDS encoding DNA-binding domain-containing protein, with the protein MTQLLRAQTDFMACLLDESAPLPPGWDARRAAGIAVYRNAYRQRLIDVLRSTFERTARLVGEDAFVQAAAHHLITNPPASWTIDLAGEGFWEVCADLFANDADVGEVAWLEWSMHRAFTAADAVPMTLADFAAATTGFDTGQWDGLRFEIMPGTALRAVSFDLVKLWATLADPLNEVEVARLAEQKWVLLWREGEMPVFGLIPSAEGLAPTEILRGGSFGDVCTILSNNVEASQVAAAAGGMLRNWIEIGLITGLRSALQPTDQATGSNARE; encoded by the coding sequence ATGACCCAGCTATTGCGCGCCCAGACCGATTTCATGGCCTGTCTCCTTGATGAGAGCGCACCCTTACCGCCAGGATGGGATGCACGGCGGGCAGCAGGCATCGCCGTCTATCGCAACGCTTACCGGCAGCGGCTCATCGATGTCTTGCGCAGCACCTTTGAACGCACGGCCCGCTTGGTTGGCGAGGACGCCTTCGTGCAGGCGGCGGCGCACCATCTCATCACGAACCCTCCGGCAAGCTGGACCATCGATCTGGCGGGTGAGGGCTTCTGGGAGGTCTGCGCCGATCTGTTCGCCAACGATGCTGACGTGGGCGAAGTGGCATGGCTTGAATGGTCAATGCACCGCGCATTCACTGCCGCTGACGCTGTGCCCATGACATTGGCCGATTTCGCTGCGGCAACTACAGGGTTCGACACCGGCCAGTGGGACGGACTGCGCTTCGAGATCATGCCCGGGACGGCTTTGCGAGCCGTGTCGTTTGATCTGGTCAAGCTGTGGGCGACGCTGGCCGACCCACTGAATGAGGTGGAGGTCGCTAGGCTTGCAGAACAGAAGTGGGTGCTCTTGTGGCGTGAAGGTGAGATGCCCGTGTTCGGGCTGATCCCGTCAGCGGAAGGACTGGCACCGACGGAAATTCTGAGAGGGGGCAGCTTCGGCGATGTGTGCACCATCTTGTCGAACAATGTCGAAGCATCGCAGGTCGCGGCAGCAGCGGGTGGGATGTTGCGGAACTGGATCGAAATCGGGCTGATCACTGGGCTAAGGTCCGCGCTGCAGCCGACAGACCAAGCCACTGGTTCAAATGCCCGTGAATAA
- a CDS encoding DUF692 domain-containing protein, with amino-acid sequence MADISAFGGFGVGLRRDHYRDFIAGNVDVDFVEVISENFMVDGGRPLRVLEQVRQKLPVILHGVSMSIGSADGLDLDHLGRLKSLVDRIEPLWVSDHLCWTRTGAHNSHDLLPLPLTRASMQTVCENIDHAQHTMGRAMLFENPSSYLTFPQDELTEWEFLTEMSQRTGCYLLLDINNIYVSACNHGFDPADYLSGIPADRVRQVHLAGHTPGDIMIDTHDRPVCEEVWHLFGQASRVLGDVAVMVEWDDALPPLADLLAELDRARRVAGAARAECPA; translated from the coding sequence ATGGCAGACATCTCGGCATTCGGCGGGTTCGGTGTTGGCCTGCGCCGCGATCATTACCGCGACTTCATCGCAGGCAATGTCGATGTCGATTTCGTCGAGGTGATATCCGAAAACTTCATGGTCGACGGCGGCCGGCCGCTACGTGTGCTCGAACAGGTAAGGCAGAAGCTGCCCGTAATCCTGCACGGCGTATCAATGTCGATCGGCTCGGCCGATGGGTTGGACCTTGATCATCTCGGCAGGCTTAAGTCACTAGTCGATCGGATCGAGCCTCTCTGGGTATCCGATCACCTATGCTGGACGCGGACAGGCGCGCATAATAGCCACGATCTGCTGCCGCTACCGCTCACGCGCGCGTCTATGCAGACCGTGTGCGAGAATATCGACCACGCCCAGCACACAATGGGCCGGGCGATGCTGTTCGAAAACCCGTCAAGCTACCTCACCTTTCCGCAAGACGAGCTGACCGAATGGGAGTTTCTGACGGAAATGAGCCAGCGAACGGGCTGTTATCTACTGCTCGATATCAACAATATCTACGTAAGCGCCTGCAACCACGGCTTCGATCCCGCTGATTATCTCAGCGGGATACCAGCAGACCGGGTACGTCAGGTCCACTTGGCCGGACATACACCGGGCGACATCATGATCGACACGCATGACCGGCCTGTTTGCGAAGAGGTATGGCACCTTTTCGGGCAGGCAAGTCGCGTGCTTGGCGATGTTGCTGTGATGGTTGAATGGGACGATGCGCTCCCGCCCTTGGCTGATCTGCTGGCTGAACTTGACCGGGCACGGCGGGTCGCGGGCGCCGCGCGGGCTGAATGTCCGGCATGA